The Acidobacteriota bacterium genome contains the following window.
CACTTTGCATGTCGGTGAGCAATGATTCCTGCGGGCTGGCTGGAGCAGCGGTAGCCGATGCCGGAGCGAAGGAGAGACCGCAGGATAAGACAAGGGAGGATAGGAGAATAAGGAAGCTGCGCTGGACCCGGGCCATAGACGACCGAGTTTAATCGTTGCGACGAAGGGCCGCAATGCCGCCCGCTACAATCTTGACACGATGCGATCGGCAGCGAGCTACCGCGGCCGGCTGGCGCCTTCGCCCACCGGATACCTGCACCTCGGTCATGCGCGAACCTTCTGGATGGCGCAGCAGCGCGCTCGCGCCGCCGGCGGTGGGTTGGCGTTTCGTAATGAGGACCTCGACCAGCAACGGTCGCGCCCCGAGTTCGTCGCCGCGATGTATGAAGACCTGCGCTGGCTTGGCCTCGAGTGGCAGGAAGGCCCGGACGTCGATGCGCAACGAGGTGGTGGCCCCTACGGACCGTATTCGCAAAGCGAGCGGCGCGAGGTCTACCTCGAAGCGTGGCGCGAGCTGCGCGACGCGGGCGCCGGCGTTATTTATCCGTGCAGTTGCTCGCGCAAAGATCTGGCACAAGCGGCGCAGGCCCCGCATGACGATGCCGAAGAGACCCCGTATCCGGGGAGGTGTCGCGGCAAGAGCTGGGATGCTCACGACTTTCCTTCGCCGGCGGGCGTGAGCTGGCGCTTCCGCGTTCCCGATGGCGAGATCATTCGCTTCGACGACGCGCTTGCCGGACCGCAGCGATATGTTGCCGGACGCGACTTCGGCGATTTCCTCGTCTGGCGGCGCGACGACGTGCCCGCCTACCAGCTCGCCTGCGTCGCCGACGACGCCGCGATGTGCATCACGGAGGTCGTCCGCGGCGCCGATCTGCTGAAGAGCACTGCGCGCCAGCTTCTTCTATATAGGGCGCTCGAGGTCGCGGCGCCCGCGTGGGCACACGCGCCGCTGATGACGGACGAGCGCGGGACCCGCCTGGCGAAACGCGACGACGCGCTCAGCCTTCGCGCGCTGCGCGCCGCGGGGAAGACGCCGGAGCAAGTGCGGGTCATGTTAGGGAACGCTTAATCAGCCGCCAAGCCGGCGGCGCGCCGCGCCCAGTTGCCCACGATCGGCAGGCGCGTCCACTCGCCGTTCTTCGCCTTGATGGCAAAGACGATCCCGATGACCAGGTTGATGAGCCAGCCTCCCCAGAACAGCGGGAACATCAGGAAGAAGGCCGCTGGCGGGCCAGCCGCGTGCCTTCCCCCCGCCGTGACCGTCGCGAAGACGCTGACCATAAAAAATATGACGCCCACGATGGTGAGCAGCAGATAGATGCCGTGCCAGAACAGGATTTGCAGCGCGTGGAAGGAGACGAACTTCGACTCCCGCTTCACCAGCCAGATGATGAGGGGCGCCAGCCAGCCGGCAAAGATGGAGAGGATGTAGGTGATCATCGCCAGTGACTTCTCGTCCTGGGTAGGCAGCGGAGCGACCTGCGGCAAGGCTGACATGGCTGGGGATTGTACCGCTGCGCAGTCGCTCCCGGCAGAGGTGCGGCGTATAATCCGCCCAACAAACCGGCAGTCGTTATATCTCGGGCCTAATCGCAGTTCAGGAGAACGACGATGAAGAAGCGGCTTGGCGTTCTTGTCATCGTGGTGCTGGGTGTGGGCTTCGCGATGGCGCAGACGTTCCGTGGTGAGATCACCGGAACGGTGACCGATTCGACCGGCGCATCCGTTTCGGGCGCCGACGTGAAAGCGACGCAACGCGATACCGGTCTCGAGCGCACCACGGTCACGGATTCGGGCGGCGACTACAACCTGCCCGAGCTGCCGCTGGGCGAGTACACCGTCACCATCACGAAGGCGGGCTTCAAGACGCAGACGATCAAAGGTGTGCAAGTGAGCGTGGCGAATGCGCCGCGGGTGAACGCCCAGCTCTCCCCCGGCGAAGTGAGCCAAGCCATCGAGGTCACCGCCGATGCGCCGCTGGTCGAGACCACGTCTAACATCATGGGCGGCACGATCGACGCGCAACAAGCCGAGCAGCTTCCCGTGAACGGCCGCGACTTCATCAAGCTGCTGACGCTCGTCCCCGGCTCGACCGCGGACGCCAGCGGCGTCTCTGATTCTCCCGGGGCCTTCGGCCAGTTCAGCGTCAACGGCAACCGCGGACGGTCGAACAATTACCTGCTCGACGGCACTGACATGAACGACGGCTACCGCAACGACTCCGCCATCAACGAGGCAGGCGTCTTCGGCACGCCAGCCACGCTGCTTCCGGTGGATGCCATCGCCGAACTCAGCATCATGAGTTCCACCGAAGCCGAGTACGGACGCAATTCCGGCGCCATCGTCAACATCGTGACCAAGTCAGGCACCAACAGCTGGCACGGCTCGGTCTTCGAATACTTCCGCAACAACGGGCTCGACGCGCGTAACTTTTTCAACACCAAAGACCAACCCCAGGATAAGTTCCACAACAATCAGTACGGTGGCTCCCTCGGCGGCCCCCTCGTCAAGGATAAGACGTTCTTCTTTCTCGCTTACGAAGCACAGAACGAGATCATCGGCATCCCCACGCTGAGCACCATCCCGACGGAAGAGATGATCACCTGCTTCGGGGCGCCGGTGAACACGGTCGCGCAGAACATTCTCGACCTGAACCCCTGGGGACAGGCGCTGCCCGCGACCGGCGATTCGCCGTGCGGGCCGAGCTCGGTACAGCAGTCCAACACTTCCACGAACACGCTGCACAGCTTGATCTTCAAGGTGGATCAGCACGTGGGAAGGTCTGATGTGCTGACCGGCCGCTACTTCTACGGCACCAGCAAGCAGAGTTTCCCGCTCGCGCTGGTGGGCGGCTCGGGCATCCCGGGCTACAACACGGTTACGCCTACGGACGTGCACGTGATCTCAGTCTCGTATACCCACATCTTCTCGCCGCGCCTGCTGATGGAAAACCGTTTTGGCTGGAACAGCTTCGACGAAGACTTCTTCCCTCAGGATTCGACGCTCGATCCCGCGAGCCTCGGCCTCGAGACGGGCGTGCCGGCGCAGGATTTCGGGCTTCCGCTGCTGACCTTCGGCGACGTCTCCCCCATCGGAGCGACCACCAGCGTGCCGCGCGGCCGCGTGGACCGCAACTGGCAGTTGTTCACCAACTTCTCCTACTCCACCGGCCGGCACAACTGGAAGTGGGGCGGAGAATACCGGCGCACCACGGTGAAGCAGTTCTTCGACTCCGGCTTCCGCGCCAGGCTCAACTTCGACGACTTCTTCGGCTTCCTCGCTGGCATGCCTTCGGGCGGACGCCAGGCGACGACGGTGGCGTCGGGGACCCCGCTTACACCGTTCTCCGGCACCTCGCTGCGCAACACCGCGCAGAATAACTTTGGCCTCTACCTGCAAGACAGCTGGAAGGTGTTCCCCCGCTTCACCGTAAACTACGGACTGCGCTGGGATTACTTCGGCGTGATCAGCGAGGGCGAGGGCCAGTTCAGCAACTTCGATCCCACCCTGCCGGGACCGGTGCTCACCGACCAGCTGTACCCGAAAGACTGGACCAATTTCGGTCCGCGCGTGAGCTTTGCGTGGGACGTGTTCGGCTCAGGCAAAACGGTGGTCCGCGGCGGCTGGGGCATGTTCTACGACGCCTTCTCGCAGGACTTCTTCATCGGGCAACTGCCCTTCAACACCTTCAATCCGGGGCCGGCATACAACGGCGTGGGTCCGAATCCAACGTTGTTCAGCTTCTCGCCATCGGGTCCGCTCACGCCCGGCGTGCCGGTATTCGATCCCACTTCGTTCAGCGCCGCCGACGTCTTTACCGTGGACCAGGGCATCCGCACGCCCTACATCCAGAACTACAACTTGAACATCGAGCAGCAACTTGGGGCGCATGCCGCGGTGCAGGTCAGCTACGTCGGCTCGGCGGGACGCAAGCTCTTCCGCTATCGCGACATCAACCAGTGCGTGAACCCCGCGATCTATGGGATGTTCACGCCGGGAACGTGCTTCCCGGGCGCGGCGGAACTGGGTTCACCCTTCGGCGCGGCGGGGTTCGAGTACATCAACAACTTCGAGTCGTCGGCCAGTTCTACCTACGACGCGTTGCAGGCTTCTTTCCGCATCAAGTCCTGGCACGGCCTCTCCTCGGTCGTGAACTACACCTGGTCGCACTCCATCGACAACGCCTCCGACGGCCAGGACTTCGTGGCGCAAGCCACGCAGCCGGACAATAGTTACACGCCGCAGTTCGAGCGCGCGAATTCGAACTTCGACACCCGCAACCGCTTCTCCTGGAACTGGACTTACGAATTTCCCAAGAGCTCCACCATGCCGTGGCTGCTCTCCGGATGGGAGATGGATGGCGTGCTCACCCTGATGGACGGCCAGCCCTACAACTTGACCTATCAGTTTGAAGATGACTTCAACGGCAGCGGCGAGTACTTCGGCCGTCCAGATGTGATCGCGTCCGGGGCTCTGACGGGGACAAACAGCTTCAACCTGGTAAACCTCGGGGCATTCGCTGCGCCTTGTCTGTGGGATACCACACTCAACGGCGGCGACGGCGGCTGTGTGCCGGGCTCGCAGCACTTTGGCAACCTCCGGCGCAACGCGTACATGGGCCCGTCGTTCAAGAACTTCGACTACTCCATCGTCAAAAACACGAAGCTCGGCGAGCGGGTGACCATGCAGATCCGTGCCGACGTCTTCAACCTGTTCAATCACCCCAACTTCACCAATCCCACGCTCCCGAACTTTGCCGTCGACTTCTTTAATAACGGGTCGGCCTTCGTGCCGACAGTGAGTGCGACGCAGGGATTTCTCACCGGAACTGGTTTCTTGAATCCCGTGGCCACTCCCGACGTCGGCATCGGCAATCCGTTCCTGGGAGGCGGCGGGCCGAGGAATATCCAGATAGCCGTAAAGTTCACGTTCTAAGCGGTTTCCCGGGCCCCAGCCTGCCCTTCGGGGCGGGCCCTTTTTCTTGCTCGCCGGGCACCCGCGCCGCTATTGCAATCGGCGGCCATCGCAGGATAGGCTCTGGCGTCCATCCGTGACTTAAAACACGGCCCAATGTCCAATGTCCGCCACTGGACCATCGCGCATTCCTACGCTGCACACCACCGCGACCACCGAGCTGCAGCCGGTGCTGATGCTGCTAGATGGCACCGACCGGCGCTCGCTGGTGCTCGACCATAGCCCCTTCCGCATCGGACGCAAGTCCGACAACGACCTCATGCTTCCCGATACGCGCGTCTCGCGCGCGCATGCGGAGATCGTGCTCGAGCAGGGCGCGCACTTCCTCGTGGACCTGGGCTCCAAGCACGGCACTTACGTGAATGGCGAGCGTGTGCTGAAGCATCAGCTCGTCCGCAACGACCGCATCGAGATCGGCGCGCGTGATGGCTTGATGCTGGCGCTGCACCAGCGATCGTTGCGCGCGAGTGGACCGTTCATCGCGGTGAACTGCGCCGCCGTTCCGGCGGAGCTGATCGAGAGCGAGCTCTTTGGCCACGAAAAGGGCTCATTTACCGGCGCTGCCGGCAGGCACGTCGGAAAATTCGAGCAGGCACAGCACGGCACGCTCTTCCTCGATGAGATCGGCGACATGCCGCTGGCGATGCAGGCCAAGCTGCTGCGCGTGCTGGAAGAGCGCGAGATCGAGCGCATCGGCGGCGAGAAGCCGGTGCCGGTGGACGTCCGCGTGATCGTCGCGACGCATCGCAACCTGGAAGAGCTGGTCCGCGCCGGCCAGTTCCGGCAAGATCTTTTCCACCGCATCTTCGTCTTCCCCATCACCCTGCCGCCGCTGCGCGAGCGTCGCGGCGACCTCGCCGCGCTGGTGCAACACTTTGCGGCGCAGCTCAGCCAATCCAACGGATGGAAGCCAACAACATTCTCGGCCGAAGCTATCGCCGCGTTGAAGGATTACCCGTGGCCGGGGAATGTGCGGGAGCTGCGCAACGTGATCGAGCGTTTGATGCTGCTTGCGAGCAGCAGCGAGATCACCGGAGCGGATGCGCTGTCAGTGCTGCCACAGTCTTCTATCCCTGGGGCGAGCGGTGCAGGAACAGCGGGCGTCTCACTGGGCAGCGGCGCGTTACACGAGCGCGTGATGCAGTTCGAGCGCGAGGTCATCCTCGCCGAGCTCAAACGCAATCACTTCAACGTGACCAGCACGGCGAAAGCGCTCGGCCTCGAGCGCTCGCACCTATATAAGAAGGCCGAGCAGTTGGGCGTGGACTTGAGCGCGGAACGACAGAAGGGCTAGACGTAAACAGCTAGGCGTAAACAGCTACACGTAAACCGTGCGCAGCAGCTCGGCGGCGGCGGGATCGAGCTGTTCGGCGCGGCGGATCTCTTCGAAGCGCGCGATCAAGTCTTCGGCGCGCAGGCGGCGCTTTTCGGTACCGGAGTGATCGTAGCGCACAGTCCCCTGGTACATCATGATGAGACGGTCGCCGAAGGCTGCGGCCTGGTGCATGGAGTGGGTGACCATCATCGTGGTCAGACGCTCGCGCGTGACGATCTCTTCGGTGAGCGCGATGACCTGGTCGGCGCTCTTGGGATCGAGCGCGGCGGTGTGTTCGTCGAGCAACAGGAGTTTCGGCCGCAACCAGGTCGCCATCAGCAAGGTCAGCGCCTGGCGCTGTCCGCCGGAGAGCGTGCCCATCGGATTCTCGAGACGGTCTTCGAGGCCCATACCGAGTCGGGCGATGCGGTCGCGCAGTCCGCGCCGGATCGAAGGACGCAGCGCCCAAGCGAGACGGCGAGAGAGACCGCGGCGCATCGCGAGCGCGAGGTTCTCCGCGACGGTCATGCCGGGCGCGGTGCCCGCGAAAGGGTCTTGGAAGACGCGGCCGATGAAGCGCGCACGCCGGTGTTCGGGCCAGAGGGTTACGTCGGCGCCATCGAGCCCGATGCTGCCGGAATCGAGTTGGAAAGCGCCGGCGACGGCATTGAGGAGCGTGGATTTCCCCGAGCCGTTCGTGCCGATCACCGTGACGAACGAGCCTTCGGCGATGGTGAGATCGATTGCCTGTAGCGCGCGTACCTCGGTGGGCGTGCCGGCGAAGAAGGTCTTCGAGATGCCGCGGGCTTCAAGCATGGGTGGACCTCGCCGTCTTTTTCCGCAACCCAGGGCGCAGCCGGCGCGCGAGTCCGGGCGCGACCAGCGCGACGAAGACGAACACGGCGGTGACCAGCTTGAGGTCGTTGGGATCGAGTCCCCAGCGCAGCGCGATCGCGATCATCAAGCGGAAGAGGACGGAGCCGATGGCGGTGCCGGCGATGGCCAGCCCGAGCGAGTCTGAACCGGTGAGCGCCTGGCCGATGATCACGCTGGCCAGTCCCCAGACGACCATGCCGATGCCCATCTGCACGTCGGCGAATCCCTGATACTGCGCGAGCAGCGCGCCGGAGAGCGCGACCAGGCCATTGGCGACGGCGAGACCGAGCACCGTCATGTTGCCGACGTCAACTCCGAGCGCGCGGATCATGCGGTCGTTGTCACCGGTGGCGCGCATCGCGGCGCCCAGGTCGGTGCGAAGAAAAAGATAGAGCCCCAGTCCGACGAGCGCGACGACGCCGAGTGAGAACACCAGCGAAGCAAGGTCGCGCGTGGGTACTTGCCAGCCGAGCAGATCCACGGTGTCGCGACCGAGCAGACGGACCCCGGCCTGCTCGGCGGAACTGGTGAGGGTGTGCGCGCTGAGCAGCGGGATGTTGCTTTTCCCCATCACGTGCAGGTTGATGGAATAGAGGGCCGTCATCACCAGGATGCCGGAGAGGAGTTGGTTGATGCGGAAGCGCGTGTGCAGCAGCCCGGTCGTGGTGCCAGCGAGCATGCCGGCGCCGACAGCGGCCAGAGTCGCGAGCGCGGGATGGACATTGCGGACGATCAAGGTCGCGGCGACAGCGGCGCCGAGCGTGACCGAGCCGTCGGTGGTGATGTCCGCGAAACGGAAGATGCGGTAGCTCACGTAGACGCCGAGGCCGAGCAAGCCAAGGATGGCGCCGATGGTCCAGGCGCTAAGCAGAAGCGTC
Protein-coding sequences here:
- the gluQRS gene encoding tRNA glutamyl-Q(34) synthetase GluQRS, with the translated sequence MRSAASYRGRLAPSPTGYLHLGHARTFWMAQQRARAAGGGLAFRNEDLDQQRSRPEFVAAMYEDLRWLGLEWQEGPDVDAQRGGGPYGPYSQSERREVYLEAWRELRDAGAGVIYPCSCSRKDLAQAAQAPHDDAEETPYPGRCRGKSWDAHDFPSPAGVSWRFRVPDGEIIRFDDALAGPQRYVAGRDFGDFLVWRRDDVPAYQLACVADDAAMCITEVVRGADLLKSTARQLLLYRALEVAAPAWAHAPLMTDERGTRLAKRDDALSLRALRAAGKTPEQVRVMLGNA
- a CDS encoding DUF4870 domain-containing protein, coding for MSALPQVAPLPTQDEKSLAMITYILSIFAGWLAPLIIWLVKRESKFVSFHALQILFWHGIYLLLTIVGVIFFMVSVFATVTAGGRHAAGPPAAFFLMFPLFWGGWLINLVIGIVFAIKAKNGEWTRLPIVGNWARRAAGLAAD
- a CDS encoding TonB-dependent receptor, whose translation is MKKRLGVLVIVVLGVGFAMAQTFRGEITGTVTDSTGASVSGADVKATQRDTGLERTTVTDSGGDYNLPELPLGEYTVTITKAGFKTQTIKGVQVSVANAPRVNAQLSPGEVSQAIEVTADAPLVETTSNIMGGTIDAQQAEQLPVNGRDFIKLLTLVPGSTADASGVSDSPGAFGQFSVNGNRGRSNNYLLDGTDMNDGYRNDSAINEAGVFGTPATLLPVDAIAELSIMSSTEAEYGRNSGAIVNIVTKSGTNSWHGSVFEYFRNNGLDARNFFNTKDQPQDKFHNNQYGGSLGGPLVKDKTFFFLAYEAQNEIIGIPTLSTIPTEEMITCFGAPVNTVAQNILDLNPWGQALPATGDSPCGPSSVQQSNTSTNTLHSLIFKVDQHVGRSDVLTGRYFYGTSKQSFPLALVGGSGIPGYNTVTPTDVHVISVSYTHIFSPRLLMENRFGWNSFDEDFFPQDSTLDPASLGLETGVPAQDFGLPLLTFGDVSPIGATTSVPRGRVDRNWQLFTNFSYSTGRHNWKWGGEYRRTTVKQFFDSGFRARLNFDDFFGFLAGMPSGGRQATTVASGTPLTPFSGTSLRNTAQNNFGLYLQDSWKVFPRFTVNYGLRWDYFGVISEGEGQFSNFDPTLPGPVLTDQLYPKDWTNFGPRVSFAWDVFGSGKTVVRGGWGMFYDAFSQDFFIGQLPFNTFNPGPAYNGVGPNPTLFSFSPSGPLTPGVPVFDPTSFSAADVFTVDQGIRTPYIQNYNLNIEQQLGAHAAVQVSYVGSAGRKLFRYRDINQCVNPAIYGMFTPGTCFPGAAELGSPFGAAGFEYINNFESSASSTYDALQASFRIKSWHGLSSVVNYTWSHSIDNASDGQDFVAQATQPDNSYTPQFERANSNFDTRNRFSWNWTYEFPKSSTMPWLLSGWEMDGVLTLMDGQPYNLTYQFEDDFNGSGEYFGRPDVIASGALTGTNSFNLVNLGAFAAPCLWDTTLNGGDGGCVPGSQHFGNLRRNAYMGPSFKNFDYSIVKNTKLGERVTMQIRADVFNLFNHPNFTNPTLPNFAVDFFNNGSAFVPTVSATQGFLTGTGFLNPVATPDVGIGNPFLGGGGPRNIQIAVKFTF
- a CDS encoding sigma 54-interacting transcriptional regulator, translated to MSATGPSRIPTLHTTATTELQPVLMLLDGTDRRSLVLDHSPFRIGRKSDNDLMLPDTRVSRAHAEIVLEQGAHFLVDLGSKHGTYVNGERVLKHQLVRNDRIEIGARDGLMLALHQRSLRASGPFIAVNCAAVPAELIESELFGHEKGSFTGAAGRHVGKFEQAQHGTLFLDEIGDMPLAMQAKLLRVLEEREIERIGGEKPVPVDVRVIVATHRNLEELVRAGQFRQDLFHRIFVFPITLPPLRERRGDLAALVQHFAAQLSQSNGWKPTTFSAEAIAALKDYPWPGNVRELRNVIERLMLLASSSEITGADALSVLPQSSIPGASGAGTAGVSLGSGALHERVMQFEREVILAELKRNHFNVTSTAKALGLERSHLYKKAEQLGVDLSAERQKG
- a CDS encoding ATP-binding cassette domain-containing protein — encoded protein: MLEARGISKTFFAGTPTEVRALQAIDLTIAEGSFVTVIGTNGSGKSTLLNAVAGAFQLDSGSIGLDGADVTLWPEHRRARFIGRVFQDPFAGTAPGMTVAENLALAMRRGLSRRLAWALRPSIRRGLRDRIARLGMGLEDRLENPMGTLSGGQRQALTLLMATWLRPKLLLLDEHTAALDPKSADQVIALTEEIVTRERLTTMMVTHSMHQAAAFGDRLIMMYQGTVRYDHSGTEKRRLRAEDLIARFEEIRRAEQLDPAAAELLRTVYV
- a CDS encoding ABC transporter permease gives rise to the protein MTLLLSAWTIGAILGLLGLGVYVSYRIFRFADITTDGSVTLGAAVAATLIVRNVHPALATLAAVGAGMLAGTTTGLLHTRFRINQLLSGILVMTALYSINLHVMGKSNIPLLSAHTLTSSAEQAGVRLLGRDTVDLLGWQVPTRDLASLVFSLGVVALVGLGLYLFLRTDLGAAMRATGDNDRMIRALGVDVGNMTVLGLAVANGLVALSGALLAQYQGFADVQMGIGMVVWGLASVIIGQALTGSDSLGLAIAGTAIGSVLFRLMIAIALRWGLDPNDLKLVTAVFVFVALVAPGLARRLRPGLRKKTARSTHA